One Candidatus Marsarchaeota archaeon genomic window carries:
- the pheT gene encoding phenylalanine--tRNA ligase subunit beta yields MAIVTFDLRDLEAASGKLDLKEAIGAIGMEVEAVENGQISLDVTPNRPDLLDITGLSRQLGFYSGNLKQSEYRINGPSGISIKVDGSVKAVRPYIAGIVAKGLNLEAQRLRYLINFSEKLGETYGRRRKKLALGLHDLDRIAGQLSYAASEDGSIRPLNGSKEMSFSEVLSSHEKGIAYSDTIKVHGKGTMFPFLKDSRNTISLIPITNSEHTKVTTHTNNLFVDITGTDEAIISKVADILACKFIDMGAAVQSVKIIYGNKEIVYPGLYTKDIHITKSGFESVLGMRKQPIDMQKLCDLAGYMYKGHNKNSLSVTVPPYRADVINAQDVYEDLLFAFGYDNVLPLPVLDYHMGKQDKSAEFVNRLCALMIGLGYTEAYNNYLTNEQQQFGMLEWPFEPKSLVKIKYSKTENISIMRQSLLPMLMQNLLDSSANPMPYRLFEIGKVFRFREGAIQEETHIAFVSEHSKANFSEAKTISARILEFLGIECTIVEYKDPAFIDGRCARIITNDGNKAIGIIGEIHPRILLNFRLDEPVDACEISLNMQIK; encoded by the coding sequence GTGGCTATCGTAACGTTTGATTTGAGGGATTTGGAGGCTGCCTCCGGAAAGCTGGATTTAAAAGAAGCCATTGGCGCCATAGGCATGGAAGTCGAAGCCGTTGAAAACGGCCAAATATCCTTGGACGTCACGCCAAATAGGCCCGACCTTCTCGACATTACCGGGTTGTCACGGCAGCTCGGCTTCTATTCGGGGAATCTTAAGCAATCCGAATACAGGATAAACGGGCCGAGCGGCATTTCTATAAAAGTCGACGGCAGCGTAAAAGCAGTCAGGCCATACATAGCAGGGATAGTTGCAAAGGGCCTAAACCTTGAGGCGCAACGGCTGCGTTACCTGATAAACTTTTCTGAGAAGCTTGGAGAAACGTATGGCAGAAGGCGCAAAAAGCTTGCCCTTGGCCTTCATGATCTTGACAGGATTGCCGGGCAGCTATCCTATGCAGCAAGCGAAGATGGAAGCATAAGGCCCCTGAACGGCAGCAAAGAAATGTCATTTTCGGAAGTGCTCTCCAGCCACGAAAAGGGCATTGCATATTCAGATACGATAAAGGTCCATGGCAAAGGCACCATGTTCCCGTTCCTTAAGGACTCGCGCAATACAATATCGCTCATACCGATAACCAATTCAGAGCATACGAAAGTGACTACACATACGAATAACCTGTTCGTTGACATAACAGGCACAGACGAGGCTATAATATCAAAAGTTGCAGACATACTGGCATGCAAATTCATAGACATGGGCGCCGCTGTGCAGAGCGTAAAAATAATATATGGCAACAAGGAAATTGTATACCCGGGGCTTTACACTAAGGACATACACATAACAAAATCCGGTTTTGAGTCCGTGCTTGGCATGCGCAAACAGCCCATAGACATGCAAAAGCTGTGCGATCTGGCAGGCTACATGTACAAAGGCCATAATAAAAATAGCCTTTCCGTTACAGTGCCGCCGTACCGTGCAGACGTGATAAATGCCCAGGACGTTTATGAAGACCTGCTATTTGCCTTCGGCTATGACAACGTTTTGCCTTTGCCTGTGCTGGATTACCACATGGGCAAGCAGGATAAAAGCGCGGAATTTGTAAACAGGCTATGCGCATTAATGATTGGCTTAGGGTATACGGAAGCATATAATAATTACTTGACAAACGAACAGCAGCAATTTGGCATGCTGGAATGGCCTTTCGAGCCCAAAAGCCTTGTAAAAATAAAATACTCCAAGACAGAAAACATAAGCATAATGAGGCAGTCCCTGCTTCCGATGCTGATGCAGAACCTTCTGGACTCTTCTGCAAATCCAATGCCATACAGGCTGTTCGAGATAGGCAAGGTGTTCAGGTTTAGAGAAGGTGCAATTCAAGAGGAAACCCACATTGCCTTTGTTTCCGAGCACTCAAAAGCGAATTTTTCGGAGGCAAAAACTATTTCTGCGCGCATTCTTGAATTTTTGGGAATCGAATGCACGATCGTAGAGTACAAAGACCCTGCATTCATAGATGGCAGATGCGCAAGGATAATAACAAATGACGGCAATAAGGCCATAGGAATAATTGGCGAAATACATCCAAGGATACTGCTTAACTTCAGGCTTGACGAACCTGTTGACGCTTGCGAAATATCGTTGAATATGCAAATCAAGTAA
- a CDS encoding V-type ATP synthase subunit A: protein MQMAGSIYRVSGPVVIAKGLENPNMYDVVRVGEEELIGEIIKLENGNATVQVYEDTSGLRPGGIVKSTGMQLSVKLAPGLMGSIFDGIQRPLDRIREASGDFIARGINVEPLDNKKKWHFMPSVKAGDAVKQGDILGEVEETSAVKHRIMVPYGISGKIASIDEGDYTIDESIGTISTDKGDVEAKMAQTWPVRVPRPVLDKMGMDMPLVTGQRVIDSLFPVAKGGTAAVPGPFGSGKTVIQHQLAKWSDADVIVYVGCGERGNEMTEILTTFPELSDPRSGKPLMDRTILIANTSNMPVAAREASIYTAITIAEYYRDMGYDVALMADSTSRWAEALREISGRLEEMPGEEGYPAYLGRKIAEFYERAGRVHVLNNRIGSITAIGAVSPPGGDISEPVSQNTLRVTRVFWALDASLANSRHFPSINWLNSYSLYADDLSKWYTENVSPEWHDTYEKAMRTLQREAEINEIAQLVGYDALPEADKAVLDTAKSIREDFLQQNAFDEVDSYSSIKKQYLMLKSILKVGEEEQLAVERGITTESIAKVEVKQKLAKMKFVKEADIQKYYEDVVKSAEEIRKIKVIEE, encoded by the coding sequence ATTCAAATGGCTGGTTCAATATATAGGGTTTCAGGCCCGGTTGTCATAGCAAAGGGACTGGAAAACCCCAACATGTATGACGTTGTGCGCGTGGGCGAAGAGGAGCTCATAGGCGAGATAATAAAGCTGGAAAATGGCAATGCCACAGTGCAGGTGTACGAGGATACGAGCGGCCTAAGGCCAGGGGGCATAGTGAAAAGCACAGGCATGCAGCTTTCGGTAAAGCTCGCCCCAGGACTCATGGGCTCTATATTCGACGGCATACAAAGGCCGCTTGACAGGATAAGGGAGGCAAGCGGGGATTTCATAGCCAGGGGCATCAACGTTGAGCCCTTGGACAACAAAAAGAAATGGCACTTCATGCCTTCAGTAAAGGCAGGGGATGCAGTAAAGCAGGGCGACATCCTTGGCGAAGTAGAAGAGACCAGTGCCGTAAAGCATAGGATAATGGTACCATACGGCATTTCAGGCAAGATAGCCAGTATAGACGAAGGCGATTATACAATAGATGAGAGCATAGGCACTATCTCCACAGATAAGGGCGACGTGGAGGCAAAGATGGCACAGACATGGCCAGTCAGGGTGCCAAGGCCAGTGCTGGATAAGATGGGCATGGACATGCCGCTGGTTACAGGGCAGCGTGTAATAGATTCGCTGTTCCCAGTGGCAAAAGGCGGCACTGCGGCAGTGCCAGGGCCTTTCGGCTCAGGGAAAACAGTCATACAGCACCAGCTGGCGAAATGGTCTGACGCAGACGTGATAGTATACGTTGGCTGCGGCGAGCGCGGAAACGAGATGACCGAGATACTTACAACCTTCCCAGAGCTTAGCGACCCCAGAAGCGGGAAGCCGCTCATGGACAGGACCATACTCATAGCAAACACCTCGAATATGCCTGTAGCTGCCAGGGAGGCAAGCATATACACTGCAATAACAATTGCGGAATACTACAGGGACATGGGATATGACGTTGCATTAATGGCAGACAGCACTTCTAGATGGGCCGAAGCCCTTAGGGAAATTTCTGGAAGGCTTGAGGAAATGCCAGGCGAAGAGGGCTATCCTGCTTATCTTGGAAGGAAGATTGCAGAGTTCTACGAGAGGGCCGGAAGGGTCCACGTTCTTAACAATAGAATAGGCTCCATAACGGCGATAGGGGCCGTATCGCCACCAGGCGGGGACATATCTGAGCCGGTATCTCAGAATACCCTTAGGGTTACAAGAGTGTTCTGGGCACTTGATGCGTCACTTGCAAATTCAAGGCATTTCCCATCGATAAACTGGCTGAACAGCTATTCGCTTTACGCTGATGACCTGTCAAAGTGGTACACGGAAAATGTCAGCCCAGAATGGCATGACACATACGAGAAAGCGATGAGGACACTGCAAAGGGAAGCAGAGATAAATGAAATAGCGCAGCTTGTGGGCTATGACGCGCTGCCGGAAGCAGACAAGGCTGTATTGGACACTGCAAAAAGCATAAGAGAGGATTTCCTGCAGCAGAACGCATTTGACGAAGTGGACTCCTATTCATCGATAAAAAAGCAGTACCTGATGCTTAAGAGCATACTCAAAGTCGGCGAAGAGGAACAGCTTGCAGTAGAAAGGGGCATAACAACAGAATCGATTGCAAAGGTGGAAGTAAAACAAAAGCTTGCAAAGATGAAATTTGTAAAGGAGGCCGACATCCAGAAGTATTACGAAGATGTGGTAAAGTCTGCCGAAGAGATAAGAAAGATCAAGGTTATTGAGGAATGA
- a CDS encoding V-type ATP synthase subunit B, protein MSDVYYKTINQITSVLLFVTGIEDAAYNEIVEIKLDDGRLITGQVLDTRGNLAIVQSFGETRGMNTENTAVRFTGNTAKLRLSGNIMGRILNGMGEPRDGGPALYEGDEFDINGSAINPYSREEPSEFIETGISTIDGMNTLVRGQKLPIFSASGLPHNRLAAQIARQAKLLNKNENFSVVFGGIGINSEEANFFKKEFEETGAIDRTVMFLNLSSDPSMERIILPRLALTTAEYLAYEEGMHVLVILSDMTNYCEALREISAARQEVPGRRGFPGYMYTDLSTIYERAGKIKNRKGSITQVPILTMPGDDITHPIPDLTGYITEGQIVLSRDLYRKGIYPNVDVLLSLSRLMNQGIGKSSTREDHRGVADQLYAAYAKGKDLRNLTEIVGEEALSKGDKAYLKFADSFEDKFVNQGYYEDRSIERTLDLGWELMAGIEKTEIKRIKEEFIKKFGKWEEQVGTDKH, encoded by the coding sequence ATGAGCGACGTTTATTACAAGACAATAAACCAGATAACAAGCGTGCTTTTGTTCGTAACAGGGATAGAGGATGCTGCTTATAACGAGATAGTGGAAATAAAGCTTGACGACGGGCGCTTGATTACCGGCCAGGTGCTTGATACACGAGGCAATCTTGCGATCGTCCAGTCATTCGGCGAGACCAGGGGCATGAACACCGAAAATACTGCAGTCAGATTCACTGGCAATACGGCAAAGCTCAGGCTGAGCGGAAATATAATGGGACGCATACTAAACGGCATGGGCGAACCCAGGGATGGCGGGCCGGCGCTTTACGAAGGGGACGAGTTTGATATAAACGGAAGCGCAATAAATCCGTATTCAAGGGAGGAGCCATCCGAATTCATAGAGACCGGAATTTCCACCATAGACGGGATGAACACGCTAGTAAGGGGGCAGAAGCTTCCTATATTCTCGGCTTCAGGCCTGCCCCACAATAGGCTTGCCGCGCAGATCGCCAGGCAGGCGAAACTGCTAAATAAAAATGAGAACTTCAGCGTAGTTTTCGGCGGAATAGGGATAAACAGCGAGGAGGCAAACTTCTTCAAAAAGGAATTCGAGGAAACAGGCGCGATAGACAGGACCGTAATGTTCCTGAACCTGTCATCGGATCCTTCGATGGAAAGGATAATACTCCCAAGGCTTGCTTTGACAACCGCAGAGTACCTCGCATACGAAGAGGGAATGCATGTGCTGGTTATACTGAGCGACATGACAAACTACTGCGAGGCCCTCAGGGAGATTTCGGCCGCGAGGCAGGAGGTTCCTGGCAGGAGAGGCTTCCCTGGCTACATGTATACTGATTTATCTACAATATACGAGCGTGCAGGAAAGATAAAGAACAGGAAAGGCTCAATAACGCAGGTGCCAATACTTACAATGCCTGGCGACGACATCACACACCCGATACCAGACCTCACAGGATACATAACTGAAGGCCAGATTGTGCTGAGCAGGGACCTGTACAGAAAGGGCATATACCCAAATGTCGATGTGCTGCTATCGCTTTCAAGGCTTATGAATCAAGGAATAGGCAAAAGCAGCACGAGGGAGGACCATAGGGGCGTAGCAGACCAGCTATATGCCGCATACGCTAAAGGGAAGGACCTTAGGAACCTTACAGAGATAGTTGGAGAGGAGGCGCTAAGCAAAGGCGACAAGGCGTACCTGAAATTTGCCGACAGCTTTGAGGACAAGTTTGTGAACCAGGGTTATTATGAGGACAGGAGCATTGAGCGCACCCTTGACCTTGGATGGGAGCTGATGGCCGGAATAGAAAAGACCGAGATAAAGAGGATAAAGGAGGAATTCATAAAAAAATTTGGCAAGTGGGAGGAGCAAGTTGGCACAGACAAACATTAA
- a CDS encoding V-type ATP synthase subunit D — MAQTNIKTTRLELIKTRNRIKIAAKGLNLLKMKRSSLVLAFFDLVKQIREMRGNMLESIRSAKDSIRLAEIMSGRMTLERVAAEISETGAKASSKNIMGVKIPSLEINKQYAANIEYELVSTSASIDDARMRYDELFKMLIEVAEKENSLRRLLHEIEKLNRRSNAIENVAIPRLMEKADYIKQRLDDMERDQIVSIKFIKGKINAQGEK; from the coding sequence TTGGCACAGACAAACATTAAGACTACGCGTTTGGAGCTCATAAAGACACGAAACCGCATAAAGATAGCGGCAAAAGGGCTTAACCTGCTCAAGATGAAAAGATCAAGCTTGGTGCTTGCATTCTTCGATTTGGTTAAGCAGATAAGGGAGATGAGGGGCAACATGCTTGAAAGCATACGGTCCGCAAAGGACAGCATAAGGCTTGCTGAGATAATGTCCGGCAGAATGACGCTGGAACGCGTTGCCGCGGAAATATCAGAAACAGGTGCCAAGGCTTCATCAAAGAACATAATGGGAGTAAAGATACCGAGCCTCGAGATAAACAAGCAGTATGCCGCAAACATAGAATACGAGCTGGTTTCCACGTCAGCTTCTATAGATGACGCAAGGATGCGTTACGACGAACTTTTCAAGATGCTCATAGAAGTTGCCGAAAAGGAAAATTCGCTGAGGAGGCTGCTCCATGAGATCGAGAAGCTTAACAGGCGAAGCAATGCGATAGAAAATGTTGCAATACCAAGGCTCATGGAAAAGGCGGACTATATAAAGCAGAGGCTTGATGACATGGAACGCGACCAAATAGTCTCGATCAAATTCATAAAGGGTAAGATAAATGCACAAGGAGAGAAGTAA
- a CDS encoding TRAM domain-containing protein: MNANEREERRGNRERRGVSIKPSYFLQKPVKAGDEVDVTIEAVASKGDGIAKVNGFVVFVKGAKQGESMKVKITDVKARFAIGERV; the protein is encoded by the coding sequence ATGAACGCAAACGAACGTGAAGAAAGACGAGGAAACAGAGAAAGGAGAGGAGTTTCTATAAAGCCCTCTTACTTTTTGCAGAAGCCAGTAAAGGCAGGAGACGAAGTCGATGTAACGATAGAGGCAGTCGCGTCAAAAGGTGACGGCATTGCTAAAGTCAACGGCTTTGTTGTCTTTGTAAAGGGTGCAAAGCAAGGAGAAAGCATGAAGGTGAAAATAACAGACGTGAAAGCAAGGTTCGCAATAGGCGAAAGGGTATAA
- a CDS encoding V-type ATP synthase subunit I, translated as MLLKPAKMERERIIFPKDLQHEVVGALHDTGVMQIEYLPERALQLLAGGSLEDYKEISDYAQRFRSLEGMLDAYETEATFTFATLEDLMAKANQIDIDEKVVGIKSELGKLSDEMKEHESMLSMLKKMPRIKHDLRIFSSERIVSFLVFGRELEKFNAEVHSKVEDCVVIKGEYSTIISMKKDFEQSFGTYAKGLKLTVELIPKLEGTLAANEADEEKKIGELKGRIELLEADMRNISEVYYPIVSAIREQLDIEVERAEAAAKFGVSKSVIAIEGWIPEEDVDRLHKAIKTVTGGKFLMEKISTKELPPTKMENPVTTKLFEFFIKFYSLPKSNEIDPTLIFAVVFPIFFGFMIGDAGYGAVMLLGAFWLLRRLGQKKKNAKSHFPKAISNFVHTIVSDNGLKILAKSIIPGSIIAIALGVVFNEYFGFQLPYTALFNVETGLPTLLVLSGWIGVFMVSFGFVLGFLNKLAIGNKKLAAGRIGWLMAAWGIVIFGLAVLHREPLGLSNAYAVLSYFLLIGGVAVFLVAEGFESLMELPSLISHILSYTRLIGILLASVILAQVIDFIFLHAIKHSIVLAIVGIVILLLGQLFNIAIALFEPGIQGARLIYVEFFSKFFSGNGNEFRPFTSRRRHTKSGIEL; from the coding sequence ATGCTTTTGAAGCCGGCCAAGATGGAAAGGGAACGCATAATATTCCCGAAAGACCTGCAGCATGAGGTAGTCGGGGCGCTTCATGATACTGGAGTGATGCAGATAGAGTACCTGCCTGAAAGGGCGCTGCAGCTGCTTGCCGGCGGAAGCCTGGAAGACTACAAAGAGATAAGCGATTACGCCCAAAGGTTCAGGAGCCTTGAGGGGATGCTTGATGCATACGAGACCGAAGCCACTTTTACGTTTGCCACGCTTGAGGATTTGATGGCTAAGGCCAATCAAATAGACATTGACGAGAAGGTGGTAGGCATAAAGAGCGAACTGGGCAAGCTTTCCGACGAAATGAAAGAGCACGAAAGCATGCTTTCGATGCTTAAGAAAATGCCCAGGATAAAGCATGACCTTCGCATATTCTCTTCGGAGCGCATTGTATCGTTCCTTGTTTTCGGGAGGGAGCTGGAAAAATTCAACGCTGAAGTGCATTCAAAGGTGGAGGACTGCGTAGTGATCAAAGGAGAGTACTCAACTATAATAAGCATGAAGAAGGACTTTGAGCAGAGCTTCGGCACGTATGCCAAAGGCCTGAAGCTGACAGTTGAGCTCATACCGAAGCTTGAAGGCACGCTTGCAGCAAACGAGGCTGACGAAGAAAAGAAGATAGGCGAATTGAAGGGCAGGATAGAGCTGCTTGAAGCCGATATGCGCAATATTTCCGAGGTTTATTATCCGATAGTAAGCGCTATAAGGGAACAGCTGGACATAGAGGTAGAAAGGGCCGAAGCCGCAGCAAAATTTGGCGTGAGCAAGTCCGTAATAGCTATAGAAGGATGGATTCCTGAAGAGGACGTGGACAGATTGCATAAAGCAATCAAGACAGTCACCGGCGGCAAATTCCTGATGGAGAAGATAAGCACAAAGGAGCTGCCACCGACAAAGATGGAAAACCCAGTGACAACAAAACTTTTTGAGTTCTTCATAAAATTTTATTCCCTGCCAAAAAGCAATGAAATAGACCCGACGCTGATATTTGCAGTCGTGTTCCCCATATTCTTTGGCTTTATGATCGGCGACGCAGGCTATGGCGCAGTTATGCTCCTGGGTGCGTTCTGGCTTTTGAGAAGGCTTGGGCAGAAAAAGAAGAATGCAAAAAGCCACTTCCCGAAGGCAATAAGCAATTTTGTGCATACCATCGTAAGCGATAATGGCCTGAAGATACTTGCAAAATCAATAATTCCAGGTTCAATAATAGCGATTGCGCTTGGCGTCGTATTTAACGAGTACTTTGGTTTCCAGCTGCCTTACACTGCACTGTTCAATGTAGAAACAGGGCTTCCGACGCTTCTTGTGCTATCCGGCTGGATAGGCGTATTCATGGTCTCGTTCGGGTTTGTGCTTGGCTTCCTAAATAAGCTTGCAATAGGGAACAAAAAGCTTGCTGCAGGAAGAATAGGTTGGCTTATGGCCGCGTGGGGCATAGTCATATTCGGCCTGGCGGTGCTGCACAGGGAGCCGCTCGGCCTTTCAAACGCCTATGCAGTGCTGTCGTATTTCCTGCTTATAGGCGGGGTTGCAGTGTTCCTGGTTGCAGAAGGCTTCGAATCCCTTATGGAGCTGCCATCGCTCATAAGCCACATACTCTCATACACCAGGCTCATAGGCATATTGCTGGCTTCTGTAATCCTGGCGCAGGTCATAGACTTCATATTCCTTCATGCAATAAAGCATTCAATAGTTTTGGCCATAGTCGGTATTGTAATACTGCTGCTGGGGCAGCTCTTTAACATAGCAATAGCGCTTTTCGAACCAGGCATACAAGGCGCCAGGCTTATATACGTGGAGTTCTTTTCAAAATTCTTCTCGGGCAATGGAAACGAATTCAGGCCGTTTACCAGCAGGAGGAGGCACACAAAAAGCGGGATAGAATTATAA
- a CDS encoding phenylalanine--tRNA ligase subunit alpha: MHDYELKVLYSLKEGPATPEAILKSTGMSEDSFKWAVENLSEKGAIAAKYELSLEVEVSEEGLRYISSGFPEEALLKRLSSSQTRVSDIGSNIALLWAKRNGWASISEGEVSITAKGLQQLKKPYGQRELLEEISEILKDADSLKKSARLKALYDSKRLLFEELSKRKLIKLKEKRSLSSVSISDVGLALLESEVEQSSGSIGQLTRELMKSGEWKNRQFKPYNVNAEPEAVYPARMHPVHEFIDVIRNVWISMGFVETSGPIIESSFWNFDVLFSPQDHPTREMQDTFFLSNPETSRQDDKGLLRKVMLMHKRAWSKNWSESLASQALLRTHTTSVSAHNIYKYGNLDAGAYPLKLFSIGKVFRNESIDYKHLAELHQYDGIIIDKDLGVSQLKHTLTDFYNALGFKVRFKPSYFPFVEPGLEVNYYDEGHEDWIELCGGGIIRKEITQALGSKMRVLAWGGGLERLMFKFLSISSLTELYKNNIGWLRSRKNIML, encoded by the coding sequence TTGCACGATTATGAATTAAAAGTGCTATATTCATTAAAAGAAGGTCCGGCCACTCCGGAAGCGATACTAAAGTCGACAGGCATGAGTGAAGACTCTTTCAAGTGGGCTGTAGAGAACCTTTCGGAAAAGGGCGCCATAGCAGCAAAGTATGAATTAAGCCTGGAAGTAGAGGTGTCAGAAGAGGGGCTTAGGTACATCAGCTCTGGATTCCCTGAAGAAGCCCTGCTTAAAAGGCTGTCGAGCTCCCAGACCAGAGTGTCTGACATAGGCAGCAATATCGCATTGCTCTGGGCCAAGCGGAACGGATGGGCCAGCATATCAGAAGGCGAAGTCTCAATAACTGCAAAAGGGCTTCAGCAGCTGAAAAAGCCATATGGCCAAAGAGAGCTGCTTGAGGAGATATCCGAAATACTTAAGGATGCGGATTCTCTTAAAAAATCTGCAAGGCTTAAAGCGCTATACGATTCAAAAAGACTTTTATTCGAGGAGCTTTCAAAGCGCAAGCTCATAAAGCTAAAGGAAAAAAGGAGCCTCTCCTCGGTTTCTATATCAGATGTGGGCCTCGCGTTGCTGGAATCGGAAGTTGAACAATCATCGGGGTCCATTGGCCAGCTTACAAGGGAGCTTATGAAGAGCGGAGAATGGAAAAACAGGCAGTTCAAACCCTATAACGTAAACGCCGAGCCAGAGGCGGTATATCCTGCAAGGATGCATCCAGTCCATGAATTCATAGACGTCATAAGGAATGTATGGATAAGCATGGGCTTTGTAGAGACAAGCGGCCCGATAATAGAATCATCATTCTGGAATTTCGATGTGCTGTTTTCTCCGCAGGATCATCCCACACGGGAGATGCAGGACACATTCTTCCTGTCCAATCCTGAAACATCAAGGCAGGACGACAAAGGGCTGCTGCGCAAAGTAATGCTTATGCACAAGAGGGCATGGAGCAAGAATTGGAGCGAATCGCTAGCTTCTCAGGCGCTTCTAAGGACCCATACTACAAGCGTATCGGCGCATAACATATACAAATACGGGAACCTTGATGCAGGCGCATATCCGCTAAAGCTTTTTTCGATAGGCAAGGTATTCAGAAACGAGAGCATAGACTATAAGCACCTTGCAGAGTTGCACCAATACGACGGCATAATAATAGACAAAGACCTTGGCGTATCGCAACTGAAGCACACCCTTACCGATTTTTACAACGCGCTGGGGTTTAAAGTAAGGTTCAAGCCATCATACTTCCCTTTCGTAGAGCCGGGTCTTGAAGTGAATTACTACGACGAGGGGCATGAAGACTGGATAGAGCTTTGCGGCGGCGGAATAATCCGCAAAGAAATAACGCAAGCCCTGGGCTCAAAAATGAGGGTTCTGGCATGGGGCGGAGGCCTTGAAAGGCTGATGTTCAAATTCCTAAGCATTAGCTCGCTGACGGAGCTCTATAAAAATAACATAGGCTGGCTCAGGTCAAGGAAAAACATTATGCTGTAG